A single genomic interval of Desulfovibrio sp. TomC harbors:
- a CDS encoding L,D-transpeptidase Cds6 family protein has translation MKRFGHALVLACLLLLPGHPAAGEWTADVVDTEWFPRRSVAVDKKAQSFFLLSRQSPVRVAEFLPCATGQLLGDKSKEGDLRTPEGVYFITRRKTGGLNYELYGDLAFPLNFPNPADVVRRKTGHGIWIHGRGHAIIPYETQGCVAINTPDLHRLDSELSLGTPVIIADELRLEGDAARLKAEAREVVEATQGWAKAWQDRSDAFFGFHDAEKFAISEGEPFAAFRGQKERLFKSLPWIQVTLSDIRALPGPDYWVTYFVQVYRSPTLISQGVKRLYWQRGLDGRFRIIGMEYEEAPLTVAEKGKAAKTVALANEAETTTARPDAPSEEEGPGRLLVDAHQAAMEKMAQKAFHSLPLRRQPTPEDQAILEVAQTGPAKPGVSPFASDAMQIAPPAPPVAAAPAVPAAAAAPAQAAQVAVQAAPVAPTAPVPAVPSVAAPAATATAPAAAAAVAPTAPAKTPEPVPVAVAAKPVPADRASEIKGVVEAWRSAWERGHIDNYLAHYADRAIQGNLKGKDAIRRQKSGLWQGREPGRVAMDVVAISADGDGYTVVCAMRYQGKGSGKESTGFKTLELTAVGGHLLIAKEHWSKNKPEIAPIAALAAASPAPAPIAAASAPAQPASPAPAAAALPSPAQPTPVPARPAEAAPAAKADRNAAVAAMVESWRSAWERGRITEYASFYADGAVQGDRRGREAIRSQKADLWKDKAPRKVAFSDVTIAPRNGGYVVTLVQDYEGRDGRADRGKKTLYLAPAGNGFSIVEEKWSRM, from the coding sequence ATGAAACGATTCGGCCACGCCCTGGTCCTTGCCTGCCTGCTGCTGCTGCCCGGTCATCCGGCGGCAGGGGAATGGACGGCGGACGTGGTGGACACGGAGTGGTTTCCCAGACGTTCGGTGGCCGTGGATAAAAAGGCCCAGTCCTTTTTTCTGCTGTCGCGGCAAAGCCCGGTGCGCGTGGCCGAGTTTCTCCCCTGCGCCACCGGCCAGTTGCTTGGCGACAAGAGCAAGGAAGGCGACCTGAGGACCCCGGAAGGCGTCTATTTCATCACCCGGCGCAAGACCGGGGGGCTCAATTACGAGCTCTACGGCGATCTGGCCTTTCCGCTCAACTTCCCCAACCCGGCCGATGTGGTGCGCCGCAAAACCGGGCACGGCATCTGGATTCACGGCCGGGGCCACGCCATCATCCCCTACGAGACCCAGGGCTGCGTGGCCATCAATACGCCCGATCTCCACCGTCTGGACAGCGAACTGTCGCTGGGCACGCCGGTCATTATCGCCGACGAACTGCGCCTGGAAGGCGACGCCGCCCGGCTCAAGGCCGAAGCCCGGGAAGTGGTGGAAGCCACCCAAGGCTGGGCCAAGGCCTGGCAGGACCGCTCCGACGCCTTTTTCGGCTTCCACGACGCCGAAAAATTCGCCATTTCCGAAGGTGAGCCTTTTGCCGCCTTTCGCGGCCAGAAGGAACGCCTGTTCAAGTCGCTGCCCTGGATTCAGGTGACTCTTTCCGACATCCGCGCCCTGCCCGGACCCGACTACTGGGTCACCTATTTCGTCCAGGTCTACCGTTCGCCCACGCTCATTTCCCAAGGCGTCAAGCGCCTGTACTGGCAGCGCGGCCTGGACGGCCGTTTCCGCATCATCGGCATGGAATACGAGGAAGCGCCGCTGACCGTGGCCGAGAAGGGCAAGGCGGCCAAGACCGTGGCCCTGGCCAATGAAGCCGAAACCACCACCGCCCGTCCCGATGCCCCCAGCGAAGAGGAAGGGCCGGGCCGGCTGTTGGTGGACGCCCATCAGGCGGCCATGGAGAAGATGGCCCAGAAGGCCTTCCACTCCCTGCCGCTGCGCCGCCAGCCCACGCCTGAAGACCAGGCCATCCTGGAAGTGGCCCAGACCGGCCCGGCCAAGCCCGGGGTTTCGCCGTTTGCCTCCGACGCCATGCAGATCGCGCCCCCGGCCCCGCCGGTTGCCGCAGCGCCGGCCGTTCCTGCGGCTGCGGCTGCACCGGCCCAGGCTGCCCAGGTCGCTGTCCAGGCTGCACCGGTTGCCCCGACCGCTCCGGTGCCGGCCGTGCCGTCGGTTGCCGCGCCGGCCGCGACTGCAACTGCGCCTGCGGCTGCTGCGGCGGTTGCGCCCACCGCCCCGGCCAAGACCCCGGAACCGGTTCCGGTCGCCGTGGCGGCCAAACCGGTGCCGGCTGATCGGGCCAGCGAAATCAAAGGCGTGGTGGAAGCCTGGAGAAGCGCCTGGGAACGCGGGCATATCGACAATTATCTGGCCCATTACGCCGACCGGGCCATCCAGGGGAATTTGAAGGGAAAAGACGCCATCAGACGCCAGAAATCCGGCCTGTGGCAGGGCCGGGAGCCGGGCCGTGTGGCCATGGATGTTGTGGCGATTTCCGCTGACGGCGACGGCTACACCGTGGTGTGCGCCATGCGCTACCAGGGCAAGGGGTCGGGCAAGGAGAGCACGGGCTTTAAGACTCTGGAATTGACGGCTGTCGGCGGCCATCTGCTCATTGCCAAGGAACACTGGTCCAAGAACAAGCCCGAGATCGCCCCGATTGCAGCCCTGGCCGCGGCGTCGCCTGCGCCTGCGCCGATTGCGGCGGCGTCCGCCCCGGCCCAACCGGCTTCGCCAGCCCCGGCGGCGGCTGCTTTGCCGTCTCCGGCCCAGCCGACTCCGGTTCCTGCGCGTCCGGCTGAAGCGGCCCCGGCTGCCAAGGCCGACCGCAACGCCGCTGTCGCCGCCATGGTCGAGTCCTGGCGGTCGGCCTGGGAACGCGGCCGGATTACCGAATACGCCTCATTCTACGCCGACGGGGCCGTCCAGGGCGACCGGCGCGGCCGTGAGGCCATCCGCAGCCAGAAGGCTGATCTTTGGAAGGACAAGGCCCCGCGCAAGGTGGCCTTTAGCGACGTGACCATAGCCCCGCGAAACGGCGGCTATGTGGTCACCCTCGTCCAGGACTACGAGGGCCGCGACGGCAGAGCGGATCGCGGGAAAAAGACGCTGTATCTCGCGCCGGCCGGAAATGGGTTCTCCATTGTCGAAGAAAAATGGAGCCGTATGTAA
- the pyrE gene encoding orotate phosphoribosyltransferase, with the protein MSCASLDLDAGAMRGRLARLLLEKSYRAGEVTLTSGRKSDYYFDCKQTALHPEGAWLIGNLLFDQLPADIVGVGGMTLGADPLVTAVSIASQLRGRPMPAFIVRKASKGHGTNQFLEGLSNFKPGDKVALLEDVVTTGGTLLTVIDRVEAAGLVVGAVVTVLDRGEGGSETLAKRGFPLLSVFTREALLSAANQQPTS; encoded by the coding sequence ATGTCGTGTGCTTCCCTTGATCTGGACGCCGGAGCCATGCGCGGCCGTCTGGCCCGGCTGCTCCTTGAGAAGTCCTACCGCGCCGGCGAGGTGACGCTGACTTCCGGTCGCAAGAGTGATTATTATTTCGACTGCAAGCAGACGGCGCTGCACCCCGAAGGGGCCTGGCTCATCGGCAACCTGCTGTTTGACCAGCTTCCGGCCGATATTGTCGGCGTCGGCGGCATGACCCTCGGGGCCGATCCGCTGGTCACGGCGGTCTCCATCGCCTCGCAGCTGCGCGGCCGCCCCATGCCGGCCTTTATCGTGCGCAAGGCCTCCAAAGGGCACGGCACCAACCAGTTTCTGGAAGGCCTGTCCAACTTCAAGCCCGGCGACAAGGTGGCCCTGCTTGAAGACGTGGTCACCACCGGCGGCACGCTTTTGACCGTCATCGACCGGGTGGAAGCGGCCGGACTGGTGGTCGGGGCCGTGGTCACGGTCCTGGATCGGGGCGAGGGCGGTTCTGAAACCCTGGCCAAGCGCGGCTTTCCGCTGCTCTCCGTCTTCACCCGTGAAGCGCTGCTCTCCGCTGCCAACCAGCAACCGACGTCCTGA